ATGATATTTCGAAATCTCCCGGTTTGCTTATTTCCCCTACTTTTATTCCTGCAAGCCAACCTGTATTGTCCGATACATCGCCTACAATATTGTTGACAAAATCACAATAAATTTTCACAGGAAATCTTCTTTCAAAAGCGTTGAATACTAGCGGAGTAATTTCAAAAGTTGGCTGAATTATTCTATAATTGTATTTAAAAATTCGTGCTCCATCATCTGAAATAATCAAGCTGTTGGTATCCTTTTCCTTCGATGGGCTGATATCTTCAAGTTTTGCCCCCTTCATATTGTGCCAATCATAATATGCGGCAGCAGCCTTTATATCCATACCAAATAATTTAGAACTAAAGCCTCCCTGAATTCCGTATAAAGAAACATCGTTTGAATCTGAACTCGACTCATCTATAGGGAAAAAGCCAGCCCTTACAAAGAATGTTGAGTTGCCGAAGTCTTTGATAAAATTTAATGCAACTCCCTCAGGATTAATATCAGGATCCCAAACCAGATCAGTTGTATAAAAAGGATTTTTCATTTTGCCTCCAATCAAGGCAAATTCCTTGTAGGGTTTGTATTCAATATATGCTCTGTCAATCCAAAGATTCTTTTGATCAAAGGTGTCTTGAAATGTTTGATTTGTAGAAGTTTGCTCACCGCTTCCAGATGCAAATCTTAATCCTAACTTAATTTTCTCATTGATTGTCGTCTCAAAACCGTACCGTAAACGAAATCTTCCTCTATGGCGGTCAACATTCTCTCTGCTGTTTTCTTCGCTCTCCTGCCTTTCATATCTGAGACGCATATCACCGCTAAATTTGGTATTTTTAACCCATCGAGGAAGTATTTTCTCTTTTAGCGATTCCTGTGAATTTTCTATTTCTTCTTTCACTTGCTTTCTTATTTCAGAAACTTGTATCTTCTCTTTTTCATTCTGTAATTTTTCTTCCTCCATTACCTCTGCAAGTATCTCTTTTGCATCCTCTTTGGAAATTATTTTTTTCTCAACAAGTTTTTTTACAAGGATGTCAAGGGGGTTTGCAAACGATACAAGTGGATACGAAAGAGCAAAAATCAAAAGGAATAAAATCTTAATCCGCTGCATTACTTTCTCCTGTTTAAGGTTTTAAATCTGTCTTCTTCACTCTTCCCCGTTCTTAATTCTTCTTTTCAACTCACCTCCTTTCTTTTTCCGAAGAAGAGGAGCTTACTTTTTGAGGGATTTTTAACAATGGACAATTAAGGGAGAATTAGAGGAATGTTAATTTTGTGTTAATTCTTTAAATATTTTTTTGATAAAAAATCAGTTTGGCAATGTAATGGTAAAGGTGGTGCCTTTATTTGGTGCGCTCTTTACATCTATTGTGCCATTGTGGAGAAGCACAATGTGTTTAACTATCGAAAGCCCTAATCCTGTACCACCAAATTTTCTTGAACGCGATTTATCTGCTACATAGAATCGTTCAAAAATTCTGGGAATTTCTTCTTCCGAAATTCCAACGCCCGTATCTTTAATCTTTATAATTACCCTGCCAGCTTCTGATTTTGTTGATATTTCAACCAATCCTTCTTCAGTATATTTTATGGCATTGTCAATGAGATTAATCAGCATCTGTTCTATTTTGAATTCATCAATGTTAGCTACTGGATTTGTATCGGAAAGATTCAAGATTAGATTCAACCCCTTCCTTTGTGCTTTTTTTCGGAAAAGTTGTTCCACTCTTTCTATCAATTCATTGATTTCAATCTTATCATAATTTAAAGTATCGTTTTTTTCTTCAAGATTTGCCAGCAGTAGAAGGTCCTCCACTATATTTATCAATCGTTCTGTATGACTTCTAATAATTTCAACATATTCCTTTGCCGAACCTTCAACATCATCTTGCAATGTTTCAGCAAAACCCTTTATTGCTGTCAAAGGCGTGCGTAATTCATGAGAAACATTGGATATAAGGTCTTTTTTGATGAGTTCAAGTTTTCTGATTTCACTGATATCCTGAAAAACCAAGGCAATTCTTTTCTCCGATAATACAGGCGACAAACTTACAAAAAAATCAGTGTCCTCAATCACAATCTCTGATGTCAAATTTTCACCTTTTTTTCTAGTTTCCTCAATTAATTCTTTCAGAATGGGATTTCTTATAATTTCCCAATAATACCTTCCTGCATCAATATCTCGTTTCAATACCTTTTTTAAACTTTCATTTGCTATAACGACTTTATCTTCATCATCTATGACAAGTAAACCTTCATTCAAAGAAGAAATGATAGTCGTCAATTCTTCCTTTTTTGACCGAAGCTCTGTAAATGATTTCTCTATTTTTTCTGCCATTGAATTTAAATTCGAAGACAGATTATTTAGCTCATCATTCCCTTTTAAAATTATTCTCGAACTTAAATCCCCTTCAGCAAGTCTATTAGAGGTAGAGACGATTTCATCAATAGGTTTTGTAAAACTTTTGGAAATCAATAGGGAAAGAAGAAAGGATGCAAGCAGAATAAATGCAGTTGCTTCCAAAATTCTTATTTTAAGATTTCTTAAAAACGAATTGATATCCTTGAGATATATGCTTACTCTTAAAACACCGACAATTTGATCTTCCTCTTTTATCGGTATAGCCAAATAAAGCATTTCTTCTTTAACAGTGTTGCTAAACCGCAGAGAAGTAGCCCTTTCACCTTCAAGTGCTTTTATTATTTCATCGCGAGTCCGGTGATTCTCCATTACATTTGGGTCTTTTTCAGAATCAGCATATACTATACCCTCGTTATTGATTACAGTAATTCGTGTACCAATCTTTTTCCCCATATTTTTGACAAAGCTATCTAATTTCTGAAGTTCCTCCTTTTCATAATATTTTTTGACTATTGGCATTAAAGAATCAGCAATTTTGGCAAGGTCATTTTCAAGAAAATTAAGATAAAATCCTTTTATAATGTTAAAAGAAAAGATAAGAATAAAAGAAACAATGAGGATTGTTATGACGGTATAACCTGCAAAGATTTTTCCGAAAAAAGATTTAATCATTCTTCCAATTTGTAGCCAACGCCTCTAATGTTTTTAATAAACTTCGATGCCCTGCCAAGTTTTTCCCGCAGATGGCGTATATGGACATCAACAGTGCGGTCAACAACAACTTTATCATCTCCCCATAAATTATCCAAGATTTGCTGTCTAGAAAAAACTCTGCCTTTGTTTTTAGCAAGTAAGAGAAGAATTTTGAATTCAGTCGTTGTAAGCTCTATCTTTTTACCTTTGACCTTAACAATAAATTTTTCCTCATCAATTTCAACATCATCCTTTATGAAATAAATGCCTTCCCTTTCTTCATCATTACCGCGTCTTAGCACTGCCTTTACTCTTGCTGTCAATTCTATCGGTGAAAACGGTTTTGTTACATAGTCATCTGCACCTAGTTCCAACCCTAATACCTTGTCAATTTCATCTCCCTTCGCAGTAACAATAATTATTTTGCAGGATTTTAAATCTTTGTTGTTTCTTAAATATTTGCATATCTCGAGTCCATCGATATCAGGAAGCATAAGGTCTAAAATTGCAAGGTGGGGAGGGCTATTTTTCAATGTTTTCAAAAAGCTGTCCCCATCAGGAAAGATTTGTGTACGATATCCTGATTTTTCCAAATTGATGGAGATAAGCTTTGCTATATCCGGCTCATCCTCTACTATTGCAATTAGTGGTTTCATTTGTCCCAACTATATATGAATATTAGTATCAAATCAAATGAAGTGTGGCAAAAAAAGTTGGTATGAAATGCGAATTTTTTGAACACTGAAGGGTGGGCGAAGGGGCTCGAACCCTCGACAACTGGATCCACAGTCCAGCGCTCTACCAACTGAGCTACGCCCACCATAGCT
This Candidatus Schekmanbacteria bacterium DNA region includes the following protein-coding sequences:
- a CDS encoding HAMP domain-containing protein, with translation MIKSFFGKIFAGYTVITILIVSFILIFSFNIIKGFYLNFLENDLAKIADSLMPIVKKYYEKEELQKLDSFVKNMGKKIGTRITVINNEGIVYADSEKDPNVMENHRTRDEIIKALEGERATSLRFSNTVKEEMLYLAIPIKEEDQIVGVLRVSIYLKDINSFLRNLKIRILEATAFILLASFLLSLLISKSFTKPIDEIVSTSNRLAEGDLSSRIILKGNDELNNLSSNLNSMAEKIEKSFTELRSKKEELTTIISSLNEGLLVIDDEDKVVIANESLKKVLKRDIDAGRYYWEIIRNPILKELIEETRKKGENLTSEIVIEDTDFFVSLSPVLSEKRIALVFQDISEIRKLELIKKDLISNVSHELRTPLTAIKGFAETLQDDVEGSAKEYVEIIRSHTERLINIVEDLLLLANLEEKNDTLNYDKIEINELIERVEQLFRKKAQRKGLNLILNLSDTNPVANIDEFKIEQMLINLIDNAIKYTEEGLVEISTKSEAGRVIIKIKDTGVGISEEEIPRIFERFYVADKSRSRKFGGTGLGLSIVKHIVLLHNGTIDVKSAPNKGTTFTITLPN
- a CDS encoding DNA-binding response regulator; protein product: MKPLIAIVEDEPDIAKLISINLEKSGYRTQIFPDGDSFLKTLKNSPPHLAILDLMLPDIDGLEICKYLRNNKDLKSCKIIIVTAKGDEIDKVLGLELGADDYVTKPFSPIELTARVKAVLRRGNDEEREGIYFIKDDVEIDEEKFIVKVKGKKIELTTTEFKILLLLAKNKGRVFSRQQILDNLWGDDKVVVDRTVDVHIRHLREKLGRASKFIKNIRGVGYKLEE